A single Planktothrix serta PCC 8927 DNA region contains:
- a CDS encoding pepsin/retropepsin-like aspartic protease family protein, with protein sequence MTQLFNLESYIKLCQYAYQFELNPDDLIHSQGNLPRRYKQELITEYGMTSYRVDPVISNHRSQQLEIKTNENNFLGEELTQTGIQRLFIIRDTIDLLTLSTSQFLNYQETYLYQSAYYYWNYYQQLKHLNPDKPLIFIDLDCFECDRLIPIQRDQKGIPILNTREPLLIQTPFNSVETYNQICRDISIKILNNFFSNSNLEESAIAHLQKYLQKIAIFEQIPSESNTESMSIIVEIMYSEQIYYKQVQLNLADINIIINNRVNFYALEQLQLAYPNYHWILISQYNRFPIIKQRLPQFLCVSSDHQIFPRVWEMKQNSNFPLFGIYLDTIEFEIGTKDEQGNLITQWIQLSDQTISYEGSPRTLRGTIPETNQNEFLIRKNLVKLPIKVNGEKFLKKGIPQNYEILIENFPETTPDREDVEIKIKIEFILKLNAPPELKVSDVNETYRITSKLVDRVEESFGYIPYQQIVNNRGDQSDKHIQYLKNPGHQKKYKEYLEEVKAELGKISIPIESKSSQEKILDNLLNSINKKLPKPNNIDIFQNIQTDSSEPEVIELKQIFENSDFIKLPDLMIKSYPNSINLVKKMLRFVGKIYRFSEPFNLEPAFDYFKDKLTTKRKKQVIRQGSSAYFESLARTAFSTSQQKLYFDLFEEEYKLTKNQYLWGYARILLWYYNFQSKAENFNYKNHFLLITKYLLSKPANQFTEQYKQNAFLALSYLLTFREIDPDFFKEYSQEKQQAIQVIKHFEDEKVMLNQVSQEKSLNQLFAELIEGKASQSDIDGMIQAS encoded by the coding sequence ATGACTCAACTATTTAATTTAGAATCCTATATTAAATTATGTCAATATGCTTATCAGTTTGAATTAAATCCTGATGATTTAATTCATTCTCAGGGAAACTTACCCAGAAGATATAAACAAGAATTAATCACAGAATATGGAATGACTTCCTATCGAGTTGATCCCGTGATTTCAAATCATCGTAGTCAACAGTTAGAAATTAAAACTAATGAAAATAATTTTCTGGGTGAGGAGTTAACCCAAACCGGAATACAACGGTTATTTATTATTAGAGATACAATTGATTTATTAACTTTAAGTACCAGTCAATTTTTAAATTATCAAGAAACTTATTTATATCAAAGTGCTTATTATTATTGGAATTATTATCAACAACTGAAACATCTAAATCCTGATAAACCATTAATATTTATAGATTTAGATTGTTTTGAATGCGATCGCTTAATTCCCATTCAACGAGATCAGAAGGGAATTCCTATTCTTAATACAAGAGAACCGTTATTGATTCAAACGCCTTTTAATAGTGTTGAAACATACAATCAAATTTGTAGAGATATTTCTATCAAAATTTTAAATAACTTTTTCTCGAATAGTAATTTAGAAGAAAGTGCGATCGCTCATCTACAAAAATATTTACAAAAAATTGCAATATTTGAACAAATACCTTCAGAATCAAATACAGAATCAATGTCTATTATCGTTGAAATTATGTATTCTGAGCAAATTTATTATAAACAAGTCCAGTTAAATCTTGCAGATATTAATATTATTATTAATAATAGAGTTAATTTTTATGCTTTAGAACAACTACAACTAGCATATCCTAATTATCACTGGATTTTAATTTCTCAATATAATCGGTTTCCGATTATTAAACAGCGACTTCCGCAATTTTTATGCGTAAGTTCTGATCATCAAATTTTTCCTAGAGTGTGGGAAATGAAACAAAACTCTAATTTTCCCTTATTTGGGATTTATTTAGATACCATTGAATTTGAAATTGGAACAAAAGATGAACAGGGAAATCTGATCACTCAATGGATTCAATTATCCGATCAAACCATTTCCTACGAAGGTTCACCACGAACATTAAGAGGAACTATCCCCGAAACTAATCAAAATGAATTCTTAATTCGTAAAAATCTTGTTAAACTTCCAATTAAAGTCAATGGGGAAAAATTCTTAAAAAAAGGAATTCCACAAAATTATGAAATCTTGATTGAGAACTTCCCAGAAACAACACCAGATCGAGAAGATGTGGAAATCAAAATAAAAATAGAATTTATTCTCAAACTCAATGCACCTCCAGAATTAAAAGTTAGCGATGTTAACGAAACTTATAGAATTACATCAAAACTTGTAGATAGAGTTGAGGAATCCTTTGGTTATATTCCTTATCAACAGATTGTTAACAATCGGGGGGATCAATCAGACAAGCATATACAATACTTAAAAAACCCAGGACATCAAAAAAAGTACAAAGAATACTTGGAAGAAGTTAAAGCAGAACTTGGCAAAATATCTATTCCTATAGAATCAAAATCTAGCCAGGAAAAAATATTAGATAATCTCTTGAACTCCATTAATAAAAAACTTCCTAAACCTAATAATATTGATATTTTTCAAAATATTCAAACAGATAGCTCAGAACCAGAAGTTATTGAATTAAAGCAAATATTTGAAAATTCTGATTTTATTAAGCTACCTGATTTAATGATAAAATCCTATCCAAATTCTATTAATTTAGTAAAAAAAATGCTTCGATTTGTCGGTAAAATTTATAGATTTTCTGAACCTTTTAACCTAGAACCAGCTTTTGATTATTTCAAAGATAAGCTGACTACCAAACGAAAAAAACAAGTTATCAGACAAGGTAGCAGCGCATATTTTGAAAGTCTGGCTAGAACTGCTTTCAGTACCTCTCAGCAAAAACTCTACTTTGATTTATTTGAGGAGGAGTATAAGTTGACAAAGAATCAATACCTATGGGGATATGCAAGAATTTTATTGTGGTATTATAACTTTCAATCAAAGGCGGAAAATTTCAACTATAAAAATCATTTTTTGTTAATAACCAAGTATCTCCTGAGTAAACCCGCTAACCAATTTACTGAACAATATAAACAAAATGCCTTTTTAGCTTTATCTTATTTGCTAACATTTCGAGAAATTGATCCAGATTTTTTCAAAGAATATTCTCAAGAAAAACAACAAGCAATACAAGTAATTAAACACTTTGAAGATGAAAAAGTAATGTTAAACCAAGTGAGTCAAGAAAAATCTTTAAATCAACTATTCGCCGAACTAATAGAAGGAAAAGCATCTCAATCCGATATTGACGGAATGATTCAAGCAAGTTAA
- a CDS encoding phospholipase D-like domain-containing protein — MKIHYQIQGTFYRQLEEGNLLSDVSLWQLLQEIQAVATQTHRRTPQLLRQSFGLQFIPNSVLTDLLKIANGVTQDDQLYQVSSLKLLFPRESNLKESIVNRYIYQFISSEITLNLLADDPQFPLFNGNETQQDGSYTVILDQPYYPGLSLEIAKKIWQEAETFWQNLPNYQKIDRFLRNVDTQEAVFRINDQLRLGINWQELPLSLREAMISLREGNTDIFDQSELTQQLIQEYQEHYRIIVSHFPENPALKPNLSPVNKIWVSRKNRTLFQKIIAQAEKFLLISSYILEDEALINQICEKSATLPQGVWILTDLRDEVVDRIDQQVTISKYLPEHFKRADERKKDCLRQLLDAKVKIRSGAFHLKTCISENNCYLGSVNLTRGSLDVNLESGIICKNNETHQQLINVFRYFWQCSSRDHVIPVLGFDGFELRTVKRYRQESYPVSSTLLTADQYYNDLLKELSNFAGKVIIVSRSFQATAELRSQLQRLNTIIYIDQEMRFLDSTINIKRVKNLHAKITILGNKIAYIGGINFNFSLKHQGSYDLMYKTTDSQEISQIINTLKGSKS, encoded by the coding sequence ATGAAAATCCATTATCAAATTCAGGGAACATTTTACCGTCAGTTGGAAGAAGGAAACCTTTTATCCGATGTATCTTTATGGCAATTATTACAAGAAATTCAAGCAGTTGCTACCCAAACTCACCGACGAACACCGCAGCTTTTACGTCAATCTTTTGGGTTACAATTTATCCCTAATTCAGTCTTAACGGATTTATTAAAAATTGCTAATGGAGTCACTCAGGATGATCAACTTTATCAAGTTTCTAGTTTAAAGCTATTATTTCCTAGGGAGTCTAACTTAAAAGAAAGCATTGTTAACCGTTATATTTATCAATTTATTAGTTCAGAAATTACCTTAAATTTGTTAGCAGATGATCCTCAATTTCCTCTGTTTAATGGTAATGAAACTCAACAAGATGGGAGTTATACTGTTATTTTAGATCAACCTTATTATCCAGGGTTATCATTAGAAATAGCCAAAAAAATATGGCAAGAGGCAGAAACTTTTTGGCAGAATTTACCCAATTATCAAAAAATTGATCGTTTCTTGAGAAACGTTGATACTCAGGAGGCAGTTTTTAGAATTAATGACCAATTAAGATTAGGGATAAATTGGCAAGAATTACCCTTGAGTTTAAGAGAAGCAATGATTAGTTTACGAGAAGGAAATACGGACATTTTCGATCAGTCAGAATTAACTCAACAATTGATTCAAGAATATCAAGAGCATTATAGGATTATTGTTAGTCATTTTCCTGAAAATCCTGCTCTGAAACCTAATCTTTCTCCTGTCAATAAAATTTGGGTAAGTCGAAAAAATCGTACTCTATTTCAAAAAATAATTGCTCAAGCGGAGAAGTTTTTACTAATTTCTAGCTATATCCTCGAAGATGAAGCATTAATTAATCAAATTTGTGAAAAATCAGCCACTCTACCGCAAGGAGTCTGGATATTAACAGATTTGCGGGATGAAGTTGTGGATAGAATTGATCAACAAGTGACGATTTCTAAGTATTTACCTGAACATTTTAAACGTGCTGATGAACGCAAAAAAGATTGTCTACGTCAATTATTAGATGCTAAAGTTAAGATCAGAAGCGGTGCATTTCATTTAAAAACTTGCATTTCTGAAAATAATTGTTACTTAGGATCAGTGAATTTGACAAGGGGCAGCTTAGATGTTAATTTAGAGTCAGGAATTATCTGTAAAAATAATGAAACTCATCAACAACTAATTAATGTATTTCGTTATTTTTGGCAATGTTCTAGTCGAGATCATGTAATTCCTGTATTGGGTTTTGATGGGTTTGAATTGCGAACTGTCAAACGTTATCGTCAAGAATCTTATCCGGTTTCTTCCACTTTACTAACTGCTGATCAATATTATAATGATCTTTTAAAAGAGTTAAGTAATTTTGCAGGAAAAGTCATAATTGTTAGTAGGAGTTTTCAAGCAACTGCTGAATTAAGATCCCAATTACAGCGTTTAAATACTATAATTTATATTGACCAAGAAATGAGATTTTTAGATTCGACTATCAATATTAAAAGAGTGAAAAATCTACACGCAAAAATCACAATATTAGGAAATAAAATCGCTTATATCGGCGGAATTAACTTTAATTTTTCTCTGAAACATCAAGGAAGTTATGATTTAATGTATAAAACTACAGATTCTCAAGAAATTAGTCAAATTATTAACACATTAAAAGGTTCAAAATCATGA
- a CDS encoding DUF2357 domain-containing protein yields the protein MKLYSSIFAYLNQPREVSIDHLFEAKNRPYLVLETDDILSRCPMLIDQTNQVYEIGFPWLNPTDLKHNNCQLETQLSLEINLHLSVLKIRGEVLDSAPIEEDKQLEECKDKLGDRLDDKVAQLLQIFTGLCEKIFTKKVGKNQKVRVLELPEKFQQFQTADAVKPLIIALLNKYNLDKNLQIISPKLRQQLRRKAELMPVGKIQEMDAYCLRDYTRRPGLTAAEKAGSRQELMGIKRHQDYNTPENQFLIYFAGQVLYRESNIYKIYPEYPECEKFYQTIKQFRQQPTVQPILKTLHRFKPGKPNYVLLQNPIYHSFYQAYLDYIAKRSEKEKLWTFRNQLLKDVIYLAFTATFLRFKDSYVEPLSYLTGFLSPKQGQYLNHDDQVFPKIRVFLRDKVYVFQIQKFRNIELGDCLMTVEVHDLNTSELKVKKLRFPIWIFWYLPSKETLKQAVEYIKELPDIESAIILYLHKPPNSGSEKGKIQRITNEKIWVFQIPDPILANGFEQTLQLISILIKDKLLNYDQ from the coding sequence ATGAAGTTATATTCTAGTATTTTTGCTTATTTGAATCAACCACGTGAAGTTAGTATTGATCATCTTTTTGAAGCCAAAAATCGCCCCTATTTGGTATTGGAAACAGATGATATTTTATCCCGATGTCCTATGTTGATTGACCAAACCAATCAGGTCTATGAAATAGGTTTTCCTTGGTTAAATCCAACGGATTTAAAACATAATAATTGTCAACTTGAGACTCAGTTAAGCTTGGAAATTAACCTGCACTTATCTGTTTTAAAAATTCGAGGTGAAGTGTTAGATAGTGCTCCTATTGAAGAGGACAAGCAATTAGAAGAATGTAAAGATAAATTAGGCGATCGCTTAGATGACAAAGTTGCTCAACTATTACAAATTTTTACGGGATTATGTGAAAAGATTTTCACTAAAAAAGTAGGAAAAAATCAAAAAGTTCGAGTGCTGGAGTTACCCGAAAAGTTTCAACAATTCCAGACTGCTGATGCTGTTAAACCTTTAATTATTGCTTTATTAAATAAGTATAATTTAGACAAGAATTTACAAATTATTAGCCCTAAACTGAGACAACAACTCAGACGAAAAGCCGAATTAATGCCTGTTGGAAAGATTCAAGAAATGGATGCTTATTGTTTACGAGATTATACCCGTCGTCCAGGTTTAACCGCCGCAGAAAAAGCCGGATCTCGACAGGAATTAATGGGGATAAAACGTCACCAAGATTATAATACACCTGAAAATCAGTTTCTGATTTATTTTGCCGGACAAGTTCTTTACCGAGAATCAAATATTTATAAAATTTATCCAGAATATCCAGAATGTGAAAAATTTTATCAAACAATTAAACAGTTTAGACAACAACCAACTGTTCAACCGATTTTAAAAACTTTACACCGTTTTAAACCAGGGAAACCCAATTATGTGTTATTACAAAATCCCATCTATCATAGTTTTTATCAAGCCTATTTAGATTATATTGCCAAACGGTCAGAAAAAGAGAAGTTATGGACATTCAGAAATCAACTGTTAAAGGATGTGATTTATTTAGCATTTACCGCAACATTTTTGCGATTTAAAGATTCTTATGTTGAACCTTTAAGCTATTTAACAGGTTTTCTGAGTCCTAAACAGGGACAATATTTAAACCATGATGATCAAGTTTTCCCTAAAATTCGTGTATTTTTACGAGATAAAGTCTATGTATTTCAGATTCAAAAATTCAGAAATATCGAATTAGGAGATTGCTTAATGACGGTGGAAGTTCATGATTTAAATACATCGGAACTAAAAGTTAAAAAACTGCGATTTCCCATCTGGATATTTTGGTATCTTCCCTCAAAAGAAACTTTGAAACAAGCTGTTGAATATATTAAAGAATTACCAGATATTGAATCAGCGATTATCTTGTATTTACATAAACCGCCTAATTCTGGATCAGAAAAAGGTAAAATTCAACGAATTACTAATGAAAAAATTTGGGTTTTTCAAATTCCTGACCCAATCTTAGCTAATGGGTTTGAGCAAACGTTACAATTAATAAGTATTTTAATCAAAGATAAATTATTAAACTATGATCAATAA
- a CDS encoding AAA family ATPase, producing the protein MRKNIWANLPKDILLVGVLSVGMGTVASVVFPGGGLGTPLMGSTAGALIGTAVSSKQKEQEHKRSLQDSQTQKDKDYQLSLQDLSKRKDQEYQFRLQALEKQLDTQRNWQEYQTKLIRLKDQVESLEQKQTNLGEVEGKLTQKQSELQEVQERLTRLNQEKQDLENRVNSLHKNPPNLSELEQLNTQLGQLRLEKSQLEGEITALQSRNQNLQELERSLRETQSNYIVKNVELQQLIADIAKKQEETKTLEQRTVELELIRATYDSLSLETQQSQTRINQLRPEIDRLEAEKQRILQAIQNHTLDYQQIERDKQRIRNLSFELREKESQKRELEQIVQELEGQQSVVLGKIEGLRAEKEGLQEEINQMRNLRESTENTADFALRSLRDYLWTPNSNPEWNPPENVFLDAFMQHLEAKGLAFPRRVVYAFHTSLKVQDISALVILAGISGTGKSELPQRYADFIGAQRLTLAVQPRWDSPQDLQGFYNYVEKKFKPTDLIRGIYQYNHDPVMKNRIVLVLLDEMNLARVEYYFSDFLSKLESRRSSPTFLELDVGSLPIPEAQRKLQIPTQFLFVGTMNEDETTQTLSDKVLDRANVLTFGKPKTLQLSKTRTTEGQRPVYVSYSSFEQWFKTPDQNSEGVQKVKYYLDQANNIMESIGHPFAHRVYQAITQYVINYPGVSDSNSEEFRFALVDQFAQKLLPKLRGLMIDDYQEELNKFASLIEQLGDTSLTEAFIKARGSRSGQFEWKGLIYPEEE; encoded by the coding sequence ATGCGAAAGAATATTTGGGCGAATCTACCAAAGGACATCTTGCTGGTCGGTGTTCTGAGTGTGGGGATGGGGACAGTCGCATCAGTGGTTTTTCCTGGGGGTGGTCTCGGAACTCCATTAATGGGAAGTACCGCCGGGGCGTTAATTGGGACGGCGGTTTCTAGTAAACAGAAAGAACAAGAACATAAACGGAGTCTACAAGATTCCCAAACCCAAAAAGATAAAGATTATCAACTCAGTCTACAAGACCTAAGCAAACGGAAAGACCAAGAGTATCAATTTCGTTTACAAGCGCTAGAAAAACAACTCGACACACAACGAAACTGGCAAGAATATCAGACTAAATTGATTAGACTAAAAGATCAGGTAGAAAGTCTGGAGCAAAAACAAACAAACTTAGGGGAAGTTGAAGGGAAGTTAACGCAAAAACAATCGGAATTACAGGAAGTTCAGGAGAGATTAACCCGATTAAATCAAGAAAAACAAGATTTAGAAAATCGTGTTAATAGCTTGCATAAAAATCCTCCAAATTTATCGGAATTAGAACAATTAAATACTCAATTAGGTCAGTTAAGGCTAGAAAAAAGTCAATTAGAGGGTGAGATTACTGCCTTACAATCTCGAAATCAAAACTTACAAGAACTTGAGCGATCGCTCCGTGAAACCCAATCTAATTATATCGTAAAAAATGTCGAATTGCAACAATTAATTGCTGATATTGCCAAGAAACAAGAGGAAACAAAAACCCTGGAGCAAAGAACCGTAGAATTAGAATTAATCAGAGCGACCTATGATAGTTTATCTCTGGAAACACAACAGTCTCAAACCCGAATTAATCAACTCCGTCCTGAAATTGATCGTTTAGAAGCAGAGAAACAAAGAATTCTGCAAGCGATTCAAAATCATACATTAGATTATCAACAAATAGAAAGAGATAAACAAAGAATTAGAAATTTGAGTTTTGAACTTCGAGAAAAAGAATCTCAAAAACGAGAACTTGAACAAATTGTACAGGAGTTAGAAGGACAGCAATCAGTAGTATTAGGAAAAATTGAAGGTCTCAGAGCAGAGAAAGAGGGACTTCAAGAAGAAATTAATCAGATGAGAAATTTGAGGGAAAGCACGGAAAATACGGCGGATTTTGCCTTGCGGTCGCTACGAGATTATCTATGGACACCGAATTCAAATCCAGAGTGGAATCCACCAGAAAACGTTTTTTTAGATGCGTTTATGCAGCATTTAGAAGCCAAAGGATTAGCATTTCCTCGGCGGGTTGTTTATGCGTTTCATACCTCTTTAAAAGTGCAAGATATTTCTGCTTTAGTGATTTTAGCTGGAATTAGTGGAACTGGAAAAAGTGAACTTCCCCAACGATATGCAGACTTTATCGGCGCCCAACGGTTAACTTTAGCGGTTCAACCTCGATGGGATTCTCCTCAAGATTTGCAAGGGTTTTATAACTATGTGGAGAAGAAATTTAAACCGACTGATTTGATTCGAGGAATTTATCAATATAACCATGATCCAGTTATGAAAAATCGGATTGTTTTGGTATTATTAGATGAAATGAACTTAGCCCGTGTAGAATATTATTTTAGTGATTTCCTCTCGAAATTAGAAAGCCGTCGTTCTAGTCCTACCTTTTTAGAATTAGATGTAGGTAGTTTACCAATTCCTGAAGCACAAAGAAAGTTACAAATTCCCACACAATTTTTATTTGTGGGAACTATGAATGAAGACGAAACTACTCAAACTTTATCGGATAAAGTGTTAGATAGGGCTAATGTTCTCACCTTTGGAAAACCAAAAACTTTACAATTAAGCAAGACGAGGACTACTGAAGGTCAACGTCCTGTGTATGTCAGCTATTCAAGCTTTGAACAATGGTTCAAAACGCCCGATCAAAATTCTGAGGGGGTTCAAAAAGTTAAATATTATTTAGATCAGGCGAATAACATTATGGAAAGCATCGGACATCCTTTCGCCCATCGAGTCTATCAAGCAATTACTCAATATGTGATTAATTATCCTGGGGTTTCTGACTCAAATTCTGAGGAATTTCGCTTTGCTTTAGTCGATCAATTTGCTCAAAAATTGTTACCAAAACTTAGAGGATTAATGATTGATGATTACCAAGAAGAATTAAATAAATTTGCCAGTTTAATTGAACAATTGGGCGATACTTCCTTAACAGAAGCATTTATAAAAGCACGAGGTTCGCGTTCTGGTCAGTTTGAATGGAAAGGATTAATTTATCCAGAGGAGGAGTAA